One Scytonema millei VB511283 DNA segment encodes these proteins:
- a CDS encoding DUF3143 domain-containing protein codes for MSLPSADTPLYNHPLPRIEQWLKDHGCQQDQKQLHCWRIQKSNWEAELWLDIDQLTIRYIDAEGVGQDIQRSFKYSLSRKDVEQAVFSGP; via the coding sequence GATACTCCCTTATACAATCATCCTTTACCTCGAATCGAGCAGTGGTTGAAAGACCACGGTTGCCAACAAGACCAAAAGCAACTGCATTGCTGGCGCATTCAAAAATCGAACTGGGAAGCCGAACTATGGCTAGATATCGACCAGTTGACGATCCGATACATTGATGCTGAAGGAGTAGGACAAGATATTCAACGCTCTTTTAAATATTCTCTCAGCCGGAAAGACGTAGAGCAGGCTGTATTTTCAGGTCCGTGA